The DNA region TGACGAGTACGCCGACGGATGCGCCAACGGACACCCCGACTGCTACGGTGACGCCGACCGACACACCGACTCCAACTCCGACCGACACACCGACCGCCACCGCGACTCCGACTGACACGCCAACTCAAACGCCAACCGACACCCACACGGCTACCGCGACCCCGACCGATACGCCCACCGCGACTCCATCGGACACTCCGATCGCAACACCACCCGCGACACCAACCGAAACGCCGACGGCGAGCCCAACGGCGAGCGAGACGCCCACGAGCACCGCGACGCCCGCCGCGCTGCTGTCGTGCGCGCAGAGCGATCTTGGCAACGCAATCCCAATCGAGGTACCCGGCAGCACGGCCGGGCAGTCGAACGCGATGGTCGGCGCGAGTTGTGGCGATTTCAACAATCAGGCGCCGGACTTCACCTACCAGTGGATCGCGCCCGAGAGCGACACCTATACGTTCACTCTGGCGGCGTTGACCTTCGATGCCATTCTCTCGATCCGCGGCACGGCGTGCGACGGCGCAGAACTGGGTTGCAAAGCCAACTTCACCGACCCTGAGTCGGCAACGCAATTTGATCCGATCACCTTGACGTTGAACGCTGGCCAGATGCTCGCGATTACCGTCTATGGCTCCGGGAGTCAGAGCGGGAGCTATCAGTTGATCATAAACGCTTCACTACACCCGACCGTGACCCCGACCCCGACCCCAACGGTGACTCCGACCCCGACGCCTGGCGACTGCTGCGAGGCTAACACAACGGCCGGTTGCGATGATTCGACCTGTGCCGCGTGCGTGTGCGAGTTGGACTCCTTCTGCTGCACCTCGCAATGGGACGGGCTGTGCGCCGTCGAGGCCAGTGACGGGTGCACGCTGATCTGCACGTGCGCGATGGGCACACCGACACCTGGTGGCGTTGCGACCGCTACGCCGGCACCGCCAACACCGACACCGACCGCTGGACCTCCGGGAGACTGCTGCGTCGAGAATCTCAGCCCAAGTTGCGATAACTCGGCGTGTGCATCGTGCGTCTGCGCCCTCGACTCGTTCTGCTGCGACGTGCAGTGGGACAATGCCTGCGCTGCTGAGGCCGGCGACCAATGCGCCGCCACGTGTTCATGCGCAGGGCAGCCAACCCCAACTCCCGACCTGGGTTGTGTGCAGACTGATCTGGGCAGTACGGTTCCAGTATCCGTGACCGGCACGACCGTCGGTGGAGCCAATGCTTTGGGCGGCGCGGCATGCGGCGAGGGCGGTGACACCGCTCCGGACTTCACTTATGAATGGACCGCGCCGGCCGACGGTGCCTATGTGATCGAAACACTCGGCTCCGCATTCGACACGGTCCTGTATGTCCGCGATGGGGTGTGCAACGGTCGCGAACTCGCCTGCAATGACGATACGAACGGCAGCATGCAGTCGCAGATCAACGTCCAGCTCGTAGCGGGTCAGACGGTGATCATCGTGGTCGATGGATTCGGCGACGCCGCGGGCACGTTCCAGCTCTCGATTGCCGAAGCGCCCGAACAAGACCCGACTCCGACGCCAACGCCATTCGTCCCACCGACCGCACCTCGCGTTGTCATCGAAGCTCCCGCAGATGGAACCTATACGAACAGTTCACTGCTCACTGTGACGGGCACGGCATCTGCAGCCGACAGCGTCGTTGTGAACGAGGTGGGCGCCACATTGGTCGACGAAGCGTTCTCCGCGAACGTTCCGCTCGTCGAAGGCATCAACGCCATCACGGCGACCGCAACAGCCGCCAATACCTTGCCAGCGAACTATCGCATCTACGTCGTGCTCGACACTGAGCCGCCGCCGGCTCCGGTCCTCCGCCTCATTGCCATCGGCACACGCAGCAATGCTCCGGCTACGGTGCACGGCCTGCCGGGAAGCGTGGAAGCCAAGAGCTCGGTAACGGTTACCAATCAACGGACGAGCGAGAGCGCGGAGGCCGATGTGGACTCGGATGGGGAATTTGCGGCGACGCTCGCCGCGCAGAACGGAGACGACCTCTCGATCGTGGTGACGGACCGCGCCGGCAATAGCGGTCCTCCGGGCATGCTGCACGTAGGGACGTTGAGCGTCGCCATCACCACGCCCGGCGATGGAGCCAATGTGGCCGGTGGACCGATTGCGGTTCACGGGACGATCCCCACCGCGCCGAATATCGGAGTCGTGGTGAACGGGCTGAGTGCCCTGGTCGAAAGTGGGACGTTCATCGCTCCCAGCATTCCTATCGTACTGGGCAGCAACGAAATTACGGCGACCGCCACCAACCTGCGCGGTGATAGCGCGACCACCAGTGTAACGATCACGGCTCAATCCGCGACGACGGGGTTGACGCTGTCGGCCACACCGAACAACGGCCCGGCGCCGTTGTTCGTGACGTTCAGCTATCAATTCAGCGGTGCGATGCAGACCCTCAGCATCGACTTCAACGGTGACGGTGTCGCCGATTTCACTACCGCCAACGCCGAGCGGGCGTTGCACTACGTGTACTCGGCGCCGGGTACCTACGAGGTGCGGTTGAGTATCACGGATAGTCAAGGACAGCTCTCGGTCGCCACGACAGACGTGCAGGTCGTTGATCCGGCGACGATGGATGCGCTGTTCCAGAGCATCTGGACCGCCATGACCAGCGCGCTGGCGGCAGGAGACAAAGAGGCAGCGCTGGGGTTCCTGACGTCGAGTGCGCAAGAGAAGTACGGGCCGGTGTTCGAGGCGCTGCTGGCAAACATGCCAAGCATTGTGGCCTCGTATTCGCCCTTGCAGCGCGTGTCGCTGGCACCTGAAATCGGCGAATACGGCGTCAACCGCACCATCGACGGGCGCGACCGCATCTTCTTGGTCTATTTCCTCCACGGAAGCGATGGCGTGTGGCGCATCGAAGCGATGTGAGGAGAGAACGAGTCATGTCGAAGCATCTGTTGCTCGGATGGCTGGTCGCGCCCCTGATCGTGCTCGGCTTCAACGGCTGCGCCCCGCCCGTATACGTCGCGAAATCCATTCGCGGCAGAGTCGTTGACGCCGAGACGCAGCAGCCCATCGAAGGCGCGGTAGTCGTGGCGGACTGGATTCTTCTCACCAACGTGGTGGGATTTGGCAAGCACGATCAGCGCATGAAGATCTCGGAGGCCGTCACCGACGCGAACGGCGTTTACCTAATCCCCTGTTGGGGGCCGCGTCTACGGCCTCCGTTCAACGCGTTTGACTACCTCGATCCGCGATTGATCGTGTTCAAGAGTCGCTATGAGCCTGTTGTCATGGACAACACTCTTTCCGACTGGCGATGGATGGTCCGCGCATCGCGCTGGGATGGCGAGACGTTGAAGCTCGCGCCCTTCCGCGGAAATTCAGATGACCGATTGGATCAGCTCGATCGAATATTGACGGGACCGCGCGGTAAGTCGGCCTCCACACCAAACTTCTACCGCGAGATCCTAAAGGAAGAGCCGCTCATTGGCATAGCGGGCAAACCGTTTTTTCGCAATGTAAGAGAACTTTTGGAAGAGGGTTTGTGAGATGCATCCGAGATACCTCTGCGCGTTTTCAATCTTCGCTTGGGTGCTGACTAGGGGCGTCGCGTATGGGTACGAACTCGAGACGCACAGTCAGGCAAGTGCCAAGTCGTTCGATGCATCCGCACTGAATCCGGCCCATTCGGACTATCTAAGTCAGCTGGGCATGGACGCTCTCAACGATCGCTTCGAGGCAAGCTTGAGCAATACCAGGGACAATGACGGATCCGCCAAGGGCTGGCTTCGCCAAGGCGCGAGAGACGAGGATGACTACAATGTTGCATCGCAGCAACCGATCCGCGTTCGGAATCACTTCTTCAATCCCCTCACCAACAGCGGCCTTGCAAGCGGTAAGCCAGCCTCCTACTGGGGCATCGAATTCGGCAAAAACATCTCGGGGCAGGACTACTCCTTCAAGGATGCGCGCGGCTACTTCTACGACGCGCTCACCACTCAACAGCCGACGGGCCCAACCGGCCGCGAGCACTACTGGGCACAAACCTTCTACGCGCTCGGTCACGTCATTCATCTCATTCAGGACATGGCGCAGCCCCAGCACACCCGCAACGACACCCACCTGCTGGCATGGGTAGCAAGCAGGTTCAACCCGGCGCGCGCGACCCTCCGGTTCTATGAACAGTACGCTGACGCTCGGGCCACATCAGTAGGGTTACCGTATGCGGGCTACGAGCCAGCGTATCGCGATGCCGACACGAGCACGTTCACCCTCCCGCTCGACTTCTGGCATCGGGTCGGCGGCAAAGGGATGGCCGACTACTCGAACCGCGGCTTCGTCAGCGCTGACACCAACTTTTGTGCGGCCAACCCATCCGTCTCGTGCGCGGGCAGCACCATCCCGCCTTCCTTTCTTCAGCCCTACGATATTCTCCCCCACCCGGGGTTTCCCGATCCCAGTGGTCAGAGCGCGACGGTCATCACAGAGAGCATCCGAAGTCTTCCGCCGGCACTATATGGGGGATCTCTATCATCGAACGTAACCGGTGACATCGATTTCATAGAGACGGAGGTCCACGACGCCTACACCGGTCAGAGGCAGCAGGCCAGAACGAGCACCTACTCGATCTTCGATCCGGATCTGCAGGCGGCCAATCAGCAGCTCACGTTCACGCTGAATCGCTACAACTTCGATGACGCACTTGCCCTGCTCATCCCGCGCGCGGTCGGCTACAGCGCCGGCATGATCAACTACTTCTTCCGCGGCGCCTTCTCGATCTATTCGCTCGATGGTAGTGACCGAGGACCGTTCTTTGTCCGCAACTCCACTGCCGAACCGATGAACGGGTCGTTCCAGATGTACTGGGATGACGCAGCCGGTAACCGTCAACCAGTGGGGCTACCCCAAATGATTCCGGTGGCGGCACATAGTGAGAGCCCATTCGAGTTTGCCTTTGCCCCCGATCCGACCGTCAGTGACTACACGGTCGTCTTTCAAGGCAAGCTGGGCGACGAGAGTGGAGCCGTTGCCGCTAGCCGGACATGGATGAACTCCTCACCGATCGTTGTCATGAACCTACCTGCAGGTGCTGTGGCCACCGATCCGCAGAATGACCTCGTCGCCTACCAATGGACCATCGAGTGCGGTACGGAGTTCTCCGACGGAACCATCCTCTTGTACTATCCACATTTGACCAACGCCTCTGGTTCGCTAAGCGGAGGCGGGGCGTCTATCCCGGCACCGGGATTTCAAGTTCCCAGCACCATCCACGAATGCTGCTTGGACATCCAAGTAACCGACAGCCAAGGAGGCGCGGGCTTCGGCCACGGTTGCGAATAGGCTTCCTCGGAAAAGTGCCATCGGGGCCATCGAATCGCTTCCGCCGCAGTGAGCCTCGCCTCGATCCCCGAGAATGGAGAGAGAGAGAGACTTTCTCCCTAGCAGATCGCGCTGGCAATATGGGTCGGCCGCGGCACCGGGTCTTCCGGAGCGCTCCACCGTCACGGCGCGGGGCCCGCCCTTGAAGTCTGGATAAAGGTGGAACGGCGGTGCGAGACGCATCCGCTCCTCGTTGAGTTTCTCGGCGCCCTCGACCATATGATGACGCCATGGTTCGGGACTGCCGCTCCGCAATGGCCTCTGCGTGAAGGGCTCACACTACCCACGACCCGCAGTAGCCCACATCCGTCGCACGCTGGCGTGCGCTCGGTTGAATCGCCACGAGATCGCGGGATCGCTCGGCGATCTCGGGACGTTCCTGCCGCTGCTCGTCGGCATGGCGGCGCAGAACGGGCTCAACTTTGCCACCGCGCTGTTCTTCGCGGGGCTGTTCAACATCCTCACCGGGCTCACGTTCGCGATCCCGATGGCGGTGCAGCCGATGAAGGCGATCGCGGCGGTGGCGATCACCGAAGGGCTGAGCGCGCCACAGATCGTGGCAGCCGGCGCGACGGTCAGTGCGGTGGTGTTGGTGCTCGGCCTCACCGGATGGATCGATTGGCTCAACCGAGCGATTCCCAAGCCGGTGGTGCGTGGCCTGCAACTGGCGCTGGGCTTGTCGCTGGTGATGAAGGGTTTGCAAATGATCGCGCACACCAACCTGTGGCTTGGTGCCGACAGCTACATCACCGGCGCGGGCGCGGCGATCATCGTGCTGGCGTTCTTCTTCTCGTCGCGGGTTCCCGCGGCGCTGCTGTTGTTCCTCGGCGGGCTGATGCTCGCGGTATGGCGCGCGCCGGCAGTGGTTGAGTCGATCGGGATTCATCTCGCCCTACCCTCGTGGTCCCCGCCGCAGTGGGCGGACTTCGTGCGCGCGTTTCTGCCTGCCGCAATGCCACAGATTCCGCTCACGACTTTGAACTCGGTGATCGCGGTGTGCGCGTTGTCGGCGGATTTATTTCCTGCGCGCCGAGCCACCCCGCGCGCGGTGGCCATCTCGGTCGGGCTGATGAATCTGGCGTCGATGGGATTCGGCGGCATGCCGCTGTGCCACGGGGCCGGCGGTTTGGCTGGCCAGTACCGCTTCGGCGCGCGCACCAACGGCGCGATTTTGTTTCTCGGCGGCGTCAAGCTGATCGTCGCCGTACTGTTCGGCACCTCGCTGATGGCGCTCTGCCAAGTGTTCCCGGCCAGCGTGCTCGGCGTCATGCTGGCCTTCAGCGGTCTCGAGCTGGCGTTGGTGACGCGCGATCAAGTCACACGCAACGATGCCTTCACGATGCTGCTGACCACCGGTGCGTGCCTCGGCTTGGACAACATCGCGCTGGGGTTCACGCTCGGCCTCATCCTCGCGTGGGGTCTGCAACTCGCCCCAGCGGCCGCCGAACACGATCGCAACTGATCGCTGCTTGATCCGCGGCATTTCAAGTTCCGTACCGCCCGCCACCGGTTGTCGGGCGCAACGATCACATCCGACCATTCTGATTCGTGGGA from Deltaproteobacteria bacterium includes:
- a CDS encoding carboxypeptidase regulatory-like domain-containing protein, with the translated sequence MSKHLLLGWLVAPLIVLGFNGCAPPVYVAKSIRGRVVDAETQQPIEGAVVVADWILLTNVVGFGKHDQRMKISEAVTDANGVYLIPCWGPRLRPPFNAFDYLDPRLIVFKSRYEPVVMDNTLSDWRWMVRASRWDGETLKLAPFRGNSDDRLDQLDRILTGPRGKSASTPNFYREILKEEPLIGIAGKPFFRNVRELLEEGL